The following nucleotide sequence is from Bradyrhizobium roseum.
AAGGTCGACGCCTCGACCGAGGTATTCGGCCGCCGTTTGCGCCTGCCGGTCATGATTGCGCCAGTCGGCGCGCTCGAGATTTTCGATCCGGACTCAGGCGCCGCCGTCGCGCGCGGTGCGGCACAGTTCGGCGCAGCTCACATGCTGAGCTCGGTATCTGAGCCGGGGCTCGAGGCCACGGCCAAGGCGGCGCCCGATGCGCTGCGTATCTACCAGCTCTATGTCCGCGGTGACGACGCTTTTGTCGAAGACACGGTCAGCCGCTCGATCGATAACGGCTATACCGCCTTTTGCCTCACGGTCGATACCGCGCACTACAGTCGCCGCGAGCGGGATATCGCCAAGCGGTATGTCCGAGAAAGCCGCATCCGGGCCACCGGCGGCGACTTCCAGAAGGGGCTGGATTGGCGGACAGTAAAACTGATCAAGGACAAGTATAAAATTCCGTTGGTGATCAAAGGAATTGCGACCGCGGAAGATGCTGCCATCGCGCTCGATCATGGCGTGGACTGGATCTATGTGTCGAACCATGGCGGACGTCAGCTCGATCATGGCCGCGGCTCGATGCATGTGCTGCCGGAAATCGTCGACGCCGTGGCCGGCCGCGCCAGGATCATGGTCGACGGTTCCTTTTGCCGTGGCACCGACATCGTGAAGGCGATCGCTTCGGGGGCCGATATGGTCGGCATCGGCCGCCTGCAATGCTGGGCGCTTGCTGCCGGGGGCGAAGCCGGCATCGTGCGAATGCTGGAGCTGTTGGAAGACGAGGTCATCCGCTGTCTCGGGCTGCTCGGCGTCACCCGTTTTGCCGAGCTC
It contains:
- a CDS encoding alpha-hydroxy acid oxidase translates to MNDGTPGRQARNVELGASGEEFQNLHEFVRKARARLNQNAWDYVVGAAETETTMRRNRMALDEIAFRPRVLRNVAKVDASTEVFGRRLRLPVMIAPVGALEIFDPDSGAAVARGAAQFGAAHMLSSVSEPGLEATAKAAPDALRIYQLYVRGDDAFVEDTVSRSIDNGYTAFCLTVDTAHYSRRERDIAKRYVRESRIRATGGDFQKGLDWRTVKLIKDKYKIPLVIKGIATAEDAAIALDHGVDWIYVSNHGGRQLDHGRGSMHVLPEIVDAVAGRARIMVDGSFCRGTDIVKAIASGADMVGIGRLQCWALAAGGEAGIVRMLELLEDEVIRCLGLLGVTRFAELDKSYLHAATATNLPSVFSAFPLLDIEPYRY